The following DNA comes from Halalkaliarchaeum sp. AArc-CO.
CGGCGATCAACCTGGCGCTGGGGGCCGCCCGCGCAGGCGCCCGATCGATGACGGCGACCTCCGGCCCGGGGATCGACCTGATGGCCGAGACGTTCGGCCTGGTTGCCACCTCCGAGACGCCGCTGGTGATCGCCAACGTGATGCGGTCGGGTCCCTCGACGGGAATGCCGACGAAACAGGAGCAGGGCGACCTGAACATGATGCTGTACGGGGGCCACGGCGAGGTGCCGCGGTTCGTCCTCGCGCCCACCACAGTTTCTGAGTGTTTCTGGAAGACGGTCGAGGCGTTCAACCTCGCCGAGAAGTACCAGCTCCCCGTCTATCTGGCTGCGGATCTCTCGCTTGCGGTCACCGAGCAGACGTTCCCGCCGGAGGCGTTCGACATGGACGAGGTGGAGATCGACCGCGGGTTCGTCGTCGACGAGGAGACGATCGACGACCACCGCACCGAGGGCGGGAAGTTCAAACCACACGAGATCACCGACGACGGGATCAGCCCGCGGGCGTTCCCGGGAACCGACGGCGGCGCACACATGTCCACGGGCCTGGAACACGACGAACTGGGTCGCCGCACCGAGGACACCGAGATGCGGAAAAAGCAGGTCGAAAAACGCAACCGGAAGGTCGAAACCGCAATCGAGCGCGAGGAGTTCGGCTACCGGGAGTTCGGCGACCCCGACGCCGACTCACTCGTGATCACGTGGGGGTCGACGGAGGGTGCACTCGTCGAGGCGCTTTCGTTCCTCGAAGAGGAGGGTATCGACGCGCGGGTGATCTCGGTGCCGTACATCTTCCCCCGTCCGGACCTCTCGGAGCCGGTCGAGGCGGCAGAGACGACGATCGTCGTCGAGTGCAACGAGCGCGGGCAGTTCGCGAACCTGGTGGAACACGACGTGCTCGAACGGGTCGAGCGGATCAACAAGTACGACGGCGTCCAGTTCAAGGCGGACGAACTCGCGGGCACGATCATGGACGTCCTCGAGGAATCAGCGGAGAAAGCGGAGGTGTCACAATGAGCTCAGACGTTCGATTCACCGACTTCAAGTCGGACAAACAGCCCACCTGGTGTCCCGGCTGCGGCGACTTCGGGACGATGAACGGCATGATGAAGGCATTGGCGAACACCGGGAACGATCCGGACAACACGTTCGTCGTCGCCGGCATCGGCTGTTCGGGCAAGATCGGTACCTACATGCACAGCTACTCGCTCCACGGCGTCCACGGCCGGGCGCTCCCGGTCGGGGCGGGCGTGAAGATCGCCAACCCCGACCTCGAGGTGATGGTCGCCGGCGGCGACGGCGACGGCTACTCGATCGGGGTAGGCCATTTCATCCACAACGTCCGCCGGAACGTCGACATGACCTACGTCGTGATGGACAACCGGATCTACGGGCTCACGAAGGGGCAGGCGTCGCCGACCTCGCGGGCGGACTTCGAGACGTCGACGACGCCGGAGGGCCCCCAGCAGTCGCCGGTGAATCCCCTGGCGCTGGCGCTTGCGGCCGGCGGGACGTTCATCGCCCAGTCGTTCTCCTCGGACGCGATGCGACACGCCGAGATCGTCCAGGAGGCGATCGAGCACGACGGCTTCGGCTTCGTCAACGTGTTCTCGCCGTGTGTCACCTTCAACGACGTCGACACCTACGATTACTTCCGGGATAACCTGGTCGACCTGGCGGACACCGATCACGACCCGACCGACGAGGACGAGGCGAAACGGAAGATCCTCGACAGCTCCAGGGAGTACCAGGGCGTGCTCTACCGGGATCCCGGGGCGAAGACCTACGAGGAGTCGAAGGGGCTCGACGAGCCGATGACAGAGATCCCAGACGGCGCCCCCGAGGACGCGATGGACCTGGTTCGGGAGTTTTACTGAACCACGACCGTTTT
Coding sequences within:
- a CDS encoding 2-oxoacid:ferredoxin oxidoreductase subunit beta translates to MSSDVRFTDFKSDKQPTWCPGCGDFGTMNGMMKALANTGNDPDNTFVVAGIGCSGKIGTYMHSYSLHGVHGRALPVGAGVKIANPDLEVMVAGGDGDGYSIGVGHFIHNVRRNVDMTYVVMDNRIYGLTKGQASPTSRADFETSTTPEGPQQSPVNPLALALAAGGTFIAQSFSSDAMRHAEIVQEAIEHDGFGFVNVFSPCVTFNDVDTYDYFRDNLVDLADTDHDPTDEDEAKRKILDSSREYQGVLYRDPGAKTYEESKGLDEPMTEIPDGAPEDAMDLVREFY
- a CDS encoding 2-oxoacid:acceptor oxidoreductase subunit alpha, translated to MPADFNWAIGGEAGDGIDSTGKIFAQALSRAGRHVFTSKDFASRIRGGYTAYKVRTSVDQVQSVVDRLDVLIALTPRTVEENREELHDESVVIYDGSRTTMQGLDLPEGVVGLDVPLNELAEEAGGAIMRNVVALGAACEVSGFPIENLDSALQKRFGDKGTAIVENNERAARLGREYVAEEFDHEFDYELETTDADYVLLNGDEAIGMGAIAAGCRFYAGYPITPATAVMEYLTGRIEKYGGHVVQAEDELAAINLALGAARAGARSMTATSGPGIDLMAETFGLVATSETPLVIANVMRSGPSTGMPTKQEQGDLNMMLYGGHGEVPRFVLAPTTVSECFWKTVEAFNLAEKYQLPVYLAADLSLAVTEQTFPPEAFDMDEVEIDRGFVVDEETIDDHRTEGGKFKPHEITDDGISPRAFPGTDGGAHMSTGLEHDELGRRTEDTEMRKKQVEKRNRKVETAIEREEFGYREFGDPDADSLVITWGSTEGALVEALSFLEEEGIDARVISVPYIFPRPDLSEPVEAAETTIVVECNERGQFANLVEHDVLERVERINKYDGVQFKADELAGTIMDVLEESAEKAEVSQ